The following coding sequences are from one Bifidobacterium sp. window:
- a CDS encoding phosphatidate cytidylyltransferase: MTHSGDRHADAEEALESINKRTGRNMPQAVATGALLVVVILASLLIRVDVFVVLIMVFMILGLWELRVDFATAGLHTPLLTLCLCSSASILVTYYAPSHLLAMMLCIMATVVLVCLSASTRINMGTRVSVAVARKLSSTDSHARVESSYNKADVDEGIHQSRISNVGASLFTVLYIPLLACFLVLPLTFGGHPIAHAFISIFLPALSDIGGLFFGAWFGKHKLSPRISPKKSVEGLLGSMVFSTLGAFAIVATTYDSAQWASSWWVPVVLGVMTGIVGTFGDLCASMLKRDIGIKDMGHLLRGHGGVLDRVDSILLSAPFITLVLYFAGI; this comes from the coding sequence ATGACTCATTCTGGAGACAGGCACGCCGACGCAGAGGAAGCGCTTGAGTCCATCAATAAACGTACTGGACGAAATATGCCACAAGCTGTGGCAACTGGTGCTCTACTCGTGGTGGTTATTCTGGCGAGTTTGTTAATCCGAGTCGATGTTTTTGTTGTACTCATTATGGTGTTTATGATTCTTGGGCTGTGGGAGTTGCGTGTTGATTTTGCGACAGCAGGCCTGCATACACCCTTGCTGACCTTGTGCTTATGTTCAAGCGCATCCATTCTCGTGACATATTATGCACCTTCGCACCTGCTTGCCATGATGTTGTGCATCATGGCAACAGTAGTGTTGGTATGTTTGAGTGCATCTACACGTATCAATATGGGTACCAGAGTTTCTGTCGCTGTGGCACGCAAGTTGTCGAGTACTGATTCGCATGCAAGGGTTGAGTCATCCTATAACAAAGCTGATGTTGACGAGGGTATACATCAGAGCAGAATCAGCAATGTAGGAGCTTCATTATTTACAGTTCTCTATATTCCCCTGCTGGCTTGTTTCCTAGTGTTACCGCTCACTTTCGGCGGACATCCGATTGCGCATGCCTTCATAAGCATTTTCCTTCCGGCATTGAGTGATATTGGTGGTTTATTCTTTGGTGCTTGGTTCGGTAAACATAAATTATCACCGAGAATTTCACCCAAAAAATCTGTCGAAGGTCTTTTGGGTTCGATGGTATTCAGTACTCTCGGAGCTTTCGCCATTGTTGCAACTACGTACGATTCGGCACAATGGGCTTCGAGTTGGTGGGTCCCAGTGGTGTTGGGAGTAATGACAGGAATCGTTGGTACCTTTGGTGACTTATGCGCTTCAATGTTGAAACGAGATATAGGCATCAAGGATATGGGACATTTACTCAGAGGTCACGGCGGTGTTCTAGATCGTGTGGATTCAATCCTGTTATCTGCACCGTTTATCACACTAGTTCTATATTTCGCGGGCATATAA
- the hisF gene encoding imidazole glycerol phosphate synthase subunit HisF: MSLAVRVIPCLDVDSGRVVKGVHFENLRDAGDPVELATEYYRQGADEVTFLDVTASTAHRGTMVDVVGRTADTLFIPLTVGGGVRSVEDVDSLLRCGADKIGVNTAAINDPSLIERIADRFGCQVLVLSVDARRERGERHTQSGFEVTTMGGKKATGIDAIWWAKRAEELGAGEILLNSMDADGTEDGFDLEMISAVRREVSIPIIASGGAGKVEDFPPAIAAGADAVLAASVFHYGKVTIGEVKTALAQAGYTVR; encoded by the coding sequence ATGTCGCTTGCGGTCAGAGTTATCCCTTGTTTGGATGTGGATTCAGGCCGCGTGGTTAAGGGCGTGCATTTCGAAAACCTTCGTGATGCCGGAGATCCTGTTGAACTCGCTACAGAATATTATCGACAGGGTGCTGATGAAGTCACCTTTTTGGACGTTACTGCATCAACTGCACATCGTGGAACTATGGTTGATGTGGTCGGTAGAACTGCCGACACACTTTTCATACCGCTTACGGTGGGTGGCGGAGTTCGTAGCGTTGAGGATGTAGATTCGCTGCTGCGCTGTGGGGCAGATAAAATCGGCGTCAATACTGCTGCAATCAATGACCCATCGTTGATCGAGAGAATTGCAGACAGATTTGGGTGCCAAGTGTTGGTATTGTCTGTGGATGCACGCAGAGAGCGTGGAGAACGTCACACTCAGTCAGGTTTTGAAGTAACCACTATGGGTGGCAAGAAGGCCACTGGCATTGATGCTATCTGGTGGGCCAAAAGAGCAGAGGAACTTGGCGCTGGTGAGATTCTACTGAATTCCATGGATGCTGACGGTACCGAAGATGGTTTCGATCTTGAAATGATTTCGGCGGTAAGACGCGAGGTCTCAATTCCAATTATTGCTAGCGGAGGGGCAGGCAAAGTTGAGGATTTCCCTCCGGCAATTGCCGCGGGTGCTGATGCAGTGCTAGCAGCTTCTGTTTTCCACTACGGCAAGGTCACCATAGGTGAGGTAAAGACCGCTTTGGCTCAAGCGGGCTATACAGTTCGCTAG
- a CDS encoding chorismate-binding protein: MAADVRCDVRHLRWGETWPSKQDFQTLATQGFRVLPVVRRLLGDALTPVGFYERLAGGRSGTFILETAEHSGSWNRYSFIGVNSIAQLRSDHGRANWLGHVPTGIPDQGDVMEVAHQALKVLKAPDVQGLPSLTSGLVGTVGWDAIRHWEPTLRAEAPDETGQPELALALATDIAVVDHMDGSLWLIANAVNVDNQPTKVEEAYDEAIRRLDAMQRDASKNVSGKSGVNVLDSDISRPDLRFRTAKNDYEGAVQAAKRHIVDGDVFQVVISQRLDLDSPSDPFDVYRVLRTLNPSPYMYFFALTDVEGRDFNVIGSSPETLIKVERGHAMTFPIAGSRPRGATPEEDERLAKELLEDPKERSEHIMLVDLSRNDLSRVCIPRSVEVVSLMDIKRFSHIMHIASTVTGQVIPELSTFDVFKSAFPAGTLSGAPKPRAVEIIDEIEDADRGIYGGTVGYFDFSGNMDMAIAIRTAFLRDHQASVQAGAGIVLDSVPETEWQETRNKAEASVEAIQIAAQLAEA; encoded by the coding sequence ATGGCAGCTGATGTGCGTTGTGATGTGCGGCATTTACGATGGGGCGAGACATGGCCTTCCAAACAAGACTTTCAAACGCTTGCTACACAGGGCTTCCGCGTTCTTCCCGTAGTAAGAAGGCTTCTTGGTGATGCGCTAACTCCAGTGGGTTTTTATGAGCGTCTTGCAGGTGGGCGAAGTGGAACCTTTATATTAGAAACCGCTGAACATAGTGGTTCGTGGAATAGATATTCCTTCATCGGGGTGAATTCTATAGCCCAGCTTCGTTCGGATCATGGGCGTGCAAACTGGCTTGGACATGTTCCTACCGGTATACCCGATCAGGGCGATGTGATGGAGGTTGCACACCAAGCTCTCAAGGTGTTGAAAGCCCCTGACGTTCAAGGATTGCCTAGTCTGACAAGTGGTCTTGTGGGCACAGTTGGATGGGATGCCATTAGACATTGGGAACCAACTCTTCGGGCCGAAGCCCCCGATGAAACAGGGCAGCCTGAGTTGGCACTGGCCTTGGCGACTGATATTGCGGTAGTGGATCATATGGACGGATCGCTATGGCTGATAGCTAATGCAGTCAACGTTGATAACCAACCCACAAAAGTTGAAGAAGCTTACGACGAAGCAATACGTAGACTTGACGCGATGCAACGAGACGCTTCCAAAAATGTCAGTGGCAAGTCAGGTGTCAATGTATTAGATAGCGATATCAGCAGGCCTGATTTAAGATTCCGAACTGCTAAAAATGATTATGAAGGTGCAGTGCAGGCCGCCAAGCGTCACATTGTGGATGGTGATGTGTTTCAGGTAGTGATTTCGCAACGGCTGGATCTTGATTCTCCATCAGATCCTTTTGATGTATATCGAGTGTTGCGTACCCTGAATCCAAGTCCGTATATGTATTTCTTTGCTTTGACTGATGTTGAAGGCCGTGATTTTAATGTTATTGGCTCCAGTCCAGAAACTTTGATTAAGGTTGAACGCGGTCATGCTATGACTTTCCCTATTGCAGGTTCACGTCCCCGCGGTGCAACTCCCGAAGAGGATGAAAGACTGGCAAAAGAGCTCCTTGAAGATCCAAAGGAGCGAAGCGAACACATTATGCTGGTGGATTTGTCGAGAAATGACTTGTCTCGTGTGTGTATCCCGCGTTCGGTTGAAGTGGTGTCACTCATGGATATTAAACGATTCAGCCATATTATGCATATTGCATCTACGGTGACAGGGCAAGTCATTCCTGAGCTGAGTACTTTTGACGTTTTTAAATCAGCTTTTCCGGCGGGTACATTGAGTGGAGCTCCTAAACCTCGAGCAGTTGAGATTATTGATGAAATTGAAGATGCAGACCGCGGTATTTACGGGGGTACAGTCGGCTATTTTGACTTCTCTGGCAATATGGATATGGCCATTGCGATTCGTACAGCATTCTTACGCGATCATCAGGCGAGTGTGCAGGCGGGAGCAGGAATTGTTCTTGATTCTGTTCCTGAAACAGAATGGCAAGAAACCCGCAATAAGGCTGAGGCATCGGTAGAAGCGATTCAGATTGCGGCACAACTTGCCGAAGCATGA
- the pyrH gene encoding UMP kinase, whose product MTDTDPTVHARRVLLKLSGEAFGGGAVGVDTSVVRRVAGEIELASRHGVQVAIVVGGGNFFRGAQLSQAGIDRSRGDYMGMLGTVMNCLALQDFLEQEGQATRVQTAITMGQVAEPYIPQKAIRHLEKGRVVIFGAGAGMPYFSTDTVSIQRALEIHCVEVLMGKNGVDGVYTADPRKDPEAKMFTQLSYKRALVDNLAVMDASALSMARDNNMRIRVFGLEEPGNVTKALEGDQIGTLVCGGDSLTL is encoded by the coding sequence ATGACTGACACCGACCCGACCGTTCACGCACGAAGAGTATTGCTGAAGCTTTCTGGGGAAGCATTTGGCGGGGGTGCTGTCGGTGTGGACACTTCAGTAGTTCGCAGAGTTGCGGGCGAAATTGAACTAGCTTCACGGCATGGTGTACAGGTTGCCATTGTTGTAGGTGGCGGGAATTTCTTCAGGGGTGCTCAACTCAGCCAAGCAGGAATTGATCGTTCTCGTGGTGATTATATGGGTATGCTCGGCACCGTAATGAACTGCTTAGCATTGCAAGACTTTCTTGAACAAGAAGGTCAGGCAACTCGCGTACAAACGGCTATTACCATGGGGCAAGTTGCTGAACCATATATACCGCAGAAAGCTATTCGCCATTTGGAAAAAGGGCGTGTGGTGATATTTGGCGCCGGAGCTGGTATGCCATACTTTTCTACTGATACGGTTTCCATTCAACGAGCATTAGAAATTCATTGTGTTGAGGTTTTGATGGGGAAGAACGGAGTAGACGGGGTATATACGGCCGATCCGCGCAAAGATCCAGAAGCAAAAATGTTCACTCAGCTGAGTTATAAACGAGCCCTCGTTGACAATCTTGCTGTGATGGATGCTTCAGCGCTCTCTATGGCTAGAGATAACAATATGCGAATAAGAGTTTTTGGTCTTGAAGAGCCTGGAAATGTCACCAAAGCTTTGGAAGGTGATCAGATAGGAACCTTAGTGTGCGGTGGGGATTCGCTTACTCTCTAA
- the tsf gene encoding translation elongation factor Ts yields MAKITAALIKELRDATGAGMMDVKKALTEAEGDVARAKEIIRAKGIQAAGAREGRKAQEGLIASTVKDTAEGQTAYAVELNSETDFVAKTPKFVEFGDAVVADVAKADASNTEEALQAASEAGTVNDTVEEAGALFHEHVKLGQFAKVSGPKVEIYAHHKSVELPPSIVAIIATDEAGSAVAHEVALQISAMSPKWLSREDVPADVVESERRVATEKSLAEGKPEKIVPKIVEGRLNSFFKETVLLEQQYVKDSSRTIADLFKEAQGKAIAFARLEVGKGEE; encoded by the coding sequence ATGGCAAAGATCACAGCCGCACTTATTAAAGAGCTTCGTGACGCCACGGGCGCTGGCATGATGGATGTGAAAAAGGCACTGACAGAAGCTGAGGGCGATGTTGCTCGTGCCAAGGAAATCATTAGGGCGAAGGGTATTCAGGCAGCCGGAGCACGCGAAGGTCGTAAGGCACAAGAAGGTCTTATAGCTTCAACCGTAAAAGATACTGCTGAAGGACAGACGGCATATGCAGTCGAGTTGAATTCTGAAACCGATTTCGTGGCTAAGACTCCGAAGTTCGTGGAATTCGGTGACGCTGTTGTCGCAGATGTGGCAAAGGCAGATGCATCGAATACTGAAGAAGCTCTTCAAGCGGCTTCTGAGGCTGGAACTGTTAACGACACCGTGGAAGAAGCTGGCGCTTTGTTCCATGAGCATGTAAAGCTTGGCCAATTTGCCAAGGTATCAGGTCCTAAGGTTGAGATTTATGCTCACCACAAGTCGGTTGAACTTCCACCGTCAATCGTGGCTATTATCGCAACCGATGAAGCTGGTTCTGCTGTCGCTCATGAGGTGGCCCTGCAAATTTCTGCTATGAGCCCGAAGTGGCTCAGTCGTGAAGACGTTCCAGCTGACGTAGTGGAGTCTGAGCGTCGAGTAGCTACAGAGAAGTCACTAGCAGAAGGCAAACCTGAGAAGATCGTTCCTAAGATTGTTGAAGGTCGTCTAAACTCCTTCTTCAAGGAAACCGTATTGCTTGAACAGCAATATGTGAAGGATTCCTCTCGCACCATCGCTGATCTTTTCAAGGAAGCACAGGGCAAGGCAATCGCCTTTGCTCGCCTTGAAGTCGGTAAGGGTGAAGAGTAA
- the def gene encoding peptide deformylase, with protein sequence MAIRDIRVVPDPVLRTPCETITTITPAVRRLVQDLIETVDDPGRAGLSANQIGVSLRAFSFNIDGRVGYVLNPVIEEVSGEQYGDEGCLSLPGLWYETRRADYARVRGIDLDGKEIVLDGSGLMGRMLQHECDHLDGHVYIDRLEKDVRRKALRELRSQGQ encoded by the coding sequence GTGGCAATTCGTGACATTCGGGTAGTTCCGGATCCCGTACTTCGTACACCCTGTGAAACCATTACTACCATCACACCGGCTGTACGACGACTGGTACAAGATTTGATTGAAACAGTTGACGATCCTGGACGGGCAGGATTGTCAGCTAACCAAATTGGTGTGAGTCTCAGGGCGTTCTCTTTTAATATCGATGGGCGCGTGGGGTATGTGCTTAATCCAGTTATTGAAGAAGTTTCAGGTGAACAGTATGGAGACGAGGGATGTTTATCTCTGCCTGGTTTGTGGTACGAAACTAGAAGAGCTGATTACGCGCGTGTCCGTGGTATCGACCTTGATGGTAAAGAAATAGTCCTTGACGGTAGCGGTTTGATGGGACGTATGTTGCAACATGAATGCGACCATCTTGACGGGCATGTGTATATAGACCGTCTTGAAAAAGACGTTAGACGTAAAGCGCTGCGAGAACTCAGAAGTCAGGGTCAGTAA
- the hisI gene encoding phosphoribosyl-AMP cyclohydrolase, whose protein sequence is MSVDGSAVDTAAVGTGPALDPAIAKRLKLDAKGLVAAVVQQYDSKEALMVGYMNEEALRRTLTSGRVTFWSRSRQEYWRKGDTSGHVQYVKAVHIDCDGDALLISVDQVGAACHTGARSCFDAGGELPSTEGFRDASEEDI, encoded by the coding sequence ATGAGTGTGGATGGCAGTGCGGTAGATACAGCAGCAGTTGGTACAGGACCAGCTCTTGACCCCGCAATTGCGAAAAGATTAAAACTCGATGCTAAAGGACTTGTTGCGGCTGTCGTGCAGCAATACGACAGCAAAGAAGCATTGATGGTCGGTTATATGAATGAAGAAGCTTTGCGAAGGACTCTAACCTCTGGCAGAGTAACGTTCTGGTCTAGATCGCGGCAGGAATATTGGCGTAAGGGTGACACCTCAGGCCATGTTCAGTATGTCAAAGCAGTACATATCGACTGTGACGGTGACGCGCTATTGATTTCAGTTGATCAAGTCGGAGCTGCTTGCCATACCGGAGCACGTTCTTGTTTTGATGCGGGTGGTGAATTGCCCAGTACAGAGGGCTTTCGGGATGCCAGCGAGGAGGATATCTGA
- a CDS encoding AMP-dependent synthetase/ligase, producing the protein MLREFSVETSRPTNDEDTVFSLLNNRVEHYPDDVIAQWQDQYTKEWHDVSATQMLQRVREVAKGLVALGVQKGSSVVIYSATSYDWGVVDFACASIGAVSVPIYETDSSKQATAIVKDVKPVVAFAGDSDHAQTLEMLRGTSQSLTYVFNFESGGLNAVCDFGESISDEDLDARIGDVKADDLNTIVYTSGSTGKPKGVMLTNRNFTHIVYAGYEALPNMLAAPTRLLLFLPLAHCFARYIQYVAIGSRGVVGYVPNTKHLLADLRSFKPSYLLGVPRVFEKVYNAASQKAGAGLRGRLFAKAFSHFVQWSKTEQQHGKHSLPQRMQHQFFMSTVGSSIRSALGPNLRFLACGGAPMNADLAHFFNGIDDITFIQGYGMTETAAPCCVNGEIENEVGSVGRPGPGISVALGDDDELLVKGPNVFVGYYGSKRMDKNVVDADGWLHTGDLATIDDNGFVFITGRKKDIIITAGGKNISPAPLEDTISSCPIVSQSVVVGDGKPFIGALITLDPDMLSSWLKSQSLDPHMSIPEAAVNDAVRAFVQQYVDQANSTVSRAESVRKFIILDEDFTQEQGTLTPSMKVIRPQVLKIYAQLIDKILYAPKNPNARTVPATSKFIEKASDSVTPLVNMAQETAMPKINEMREALDRARTNVSDSFASVSERIRSTQDDEGQVDAEQDAEQTPLTKSNDDKQSDANEE; encoded by the coding sequence ATGCTTAGAGAATTTTCTGTAGAGACATCTCGTCCAACCAACGATGAGGATACTGTTTTTTCGCTGCTTAATAATCGAGTGGAACACTATCCTGATGACGTCATTGCACAGTGGCAAGACCAATACACCAAAGAGTGGCACGATGTCAGCGCGACACAAATGCTCCAGCGCGTTCGTGAAGTCGCTAAAGGCTTGGTGGCACTCGGCGTGCAGAAGGGGAGCAGTGTTGTTATCTATTCAGCTACCAGTTACGACTGGGGAGTTGTTGATTTTGCTTGTGCATCCATCGGTGCTGTATCAGTGCCAATCTATGAGACTGATTCCAGTAAACAGGCCACAGCTATTGTTAAAGACGTTAAGCCGGTAGTGGCATTTGCAGGAGATAGCGATCATGCACAGACGCTTGAAATGCTGCGAGGCACATCGCAAAGTTTGACTTATGTATTCAACTTTGAATCCGGTGGGCTCAATGCTGTTTGTGACTTCGGAGAATCTATTTCTGACGAAGATCTGGATGCGCGTATCGGTGATGTGAAAGCTGATGATCTCAACACCATTGTGTACACATCAGGTTCCACAGGGAAGCCTAAAGGTGTGATGCTAACAAATCGTAACTTCACACACATTGTGTATGCGGGTTATGAGGCCTTGCCAAATATGCTTGCGGCTCCCACCCGTTTGCTGTTATTCCTCCCTCTTGCTCATTGTTTTGCTCGCTACATTCAATATGTTGCAATCGGATCTCGTGGTGTCGTTGGCTATGTGCCCAACACGAAACACCTCTTGGCAGATTTGCGAAGTTTTAAACCTTCATACTTGCTTGGTGTGCCCCGCGTGTTTGAGAAGGTATACAACGCTGCATCTCAAAAGGCGGGTGCAGGTTTGCGCGGTAGATTGTTTGCCAAAGCATTTTCACACTTCGTGCAATGGTCAAAAACTGAACAGCAACACGGCAAACACTCTCTGCCACAGCGCATGCAGCATCAGTTCTTTATGAGTACAGTTGGCAGCTCAATACGTTCTGCGTTGGGACCGAACCTGCGTTTTCTTGCGTGTGGTGGAGCTCCAATGAATGCAGATTTGGCTCATTTTTTCAACGGTATAGATGACATCACCTTTATTCAGGGATATGGCATGACAGAGACTGCTGCTCCATGCTGCGTTAACGGAGAAATTGAAAATGAGGTTGGATCTGTTGGACGACCAGGACCAGGAATTTCGGTGGCACTTGGGGATGACGATGAACTTTTAGTCAAGGGGCCCAATGTCTTTGTCGGATATTACGGCAGCAAAAGGATGGATAAAAACGTCGTTGATGCTGATGGCTGGCTTCATACTGGCGATTTAGCCACGATTGATGACAATGGTTTTGTATTCATTACCGGTCGAAAGAAAGACATTATTATTACCGCTGGGGGAAAGAATATCAGTCCGGCTCCTTTGGAAGACACGATTTCTAGTTGTCCTATTGTCTCCCAATCGGTCGTAGTGGGCGATGGTAAACCGTTTATTGGAGCCTTGATTACGCTTGACCCAGATATGTTGAGTTCATGGTTGAAGTCGCAAAGCCTTGATCCTCATATGTCAATTCCAGAGGCTGCAGTGAATGACGCTGTTAGGGCTTTTGTTCAGCAGTATGTGGATCAGGCAAATAGCACGGTATCTCGAGCTGAATCCGTAAGAAAGTTCATCATTCTTGACGAAGATTTTACTCAAGAACAAGGGACGTTGACACCAAGTATGAAGGTCATCAGACCACAAGTGCTCAAAATCTATGCTCAGCTTATTGACAAAATCCTCTATGCGCCAAAGAATCCCAATGCACGAACTGTACCTGCAACGTCCAAGTTCATCGAAAAAGCAAGCGACTCCGTTACTCCTTTAGTAAATATGGCTCAGGAAACCGCTATGCCTAAAATCAATGAGATGCGTGAGGCTTTAGATCGTGCGAGAACAAATGTGTCGGATTCATTTGCTAGCGTTTCCGAGAGAATTCGTTCGACGCAGGATGACGAAGGCCAAGTTGACGCGGAGCAAGATGCCGAACAAACGCCACTCACCAAGTCGAATGACGATAAGCAAAGTGACGCCAACGAGGAGTAA
- the rpsB gene encoding 30S ribosomal protein S2: MAQITMSEMLKAGVHFGHQTRRWNPKMKQYILVERNGIHIINLFKSLELIDKAYDFIRQTVAHNGTVLFVGTKKQAQEAVKSQATRVNMPYVCERWLGGMLTNFQTVSKRVSRLKELEEMDFTDVHASGLTKKELLLLEREKDKLDRQLGGIRNMNRTPSALFIVDINKEALAVQEAHKLGIPVVALVDTNTDPEEVEYPIPANDDAIRGIELLTSLMADAVAEGTLDRSNKASKAETTAEQPLAEWEQELLKKQDAQTSAEAPKDEAAAAPEAAAEATAEDKTETAEAK; this comes from the coding sequence ATGGCACAGATTACCATGAGCGAAATGCTCAAGGCAGGCGTCCATTTCGGTCACCAGACCCGTCGTTGGAACCCAAAGATGAAGCAGTACATCTTGGTGGAGCGCAACGGCATCCATATCATCAATCTTTTTAAGTCTCTTGAACTCATCGACAAGGCCTATGACTTCATTCGTCAAACTGTTGCTCACAACGGCACGGTCTTGTTTGTTGGTACCAAGAAGCAGGCTCAGGAAGCAGTGAAGAGCCAGGCTACACGAGTGAACATGCCATATGTGTGCGAGCGTTGGCTCGGCGGCATGCTGACCAACTTCCAGACCGTCTCGAAGCGTGTTTCACGTTTGAAGGAACTGGAAGAGATGGATTTCACTGATGTTCATGCTTCAGGCTTGACCAAGAAGGAGCTCTTGCTCCTTGAGCGTGAAAAGGACAAACTCGACAGGCAACTCGGTGGTATCCGTAACATGAACCGTACGCCTTCGGCGCTGTTCATCGTTGATATCAACAAGGAAGCTCTTGCAGTGCAAGAGGCCCATAAGTTGGGTATTCCGGTTGTCGCATTGGTCGATACCAACACTGATCCAGAAGAAGTTGAATATCCTATTCCAGCTAACGATGACGCGATTCGTGGCATTGAGCTTCTCACCAGCTTGATGGCCGATGCGGTTGCCGAAGGCACGCTCGATCGTTCAAACAAGGCGAGCAAGGCTGAAACCACTGCTGAGCAGCCGTTGGCTGAGTGGGAACAGGAACTGTTGAAGAAGCAAGATGCACAGACTTCTGCTGAGGCGCCAAAAGACGAGGCGGCTGCAGCACCTGAGGCAGCGGCGGAAGCTACTGCTGAGGACAAGACCGAAACGGCCGAAGCCAAGTAA
- the frr gene encoding ribosome recycling factor — translation MANVVDQAKEQMNKSVEATKENFSGIRTGRANPALFNGIVVDYYGAPTPLKALASIGVPEPRTLSVTPFDASQAAAVEKAIRDSDLGVNPNRDGNVIRVALPELTEERRKEYVKLAKTKAEEGKVAVRNIRRKTKEGIESSVKDGDLGEDEGDRLQKDLEALTKKVSDQIDELLEGKQKEILEV, via the coding sequence ATGGCGAATGTGGTAGATCAGGCCAAGGAACAGATGAACAAGTCCGTCGAGGCTACGAAAGAGAATTTTTCAGGCATTCGCACAGGAAGAGCAAATCCAGCTTTATTCAACGGGATTGTGGTTGACTATTACGGTGCACCTACACCACTGAAAGCTCTGGCTTCTATTGGCGTTCCTGAGCCACGTACACTTTCTGTAACGCCTTTTGACGCATCACAGGCTGCGGCGGTTGAAAAAGCGATTCGTGATTCAGACTTGGGTGTCAACCCTAATAGAGATGGCAACGTCATCCGTGTTGCCCTGCCTGAGTTGACCGAAGAACGACGCAAAGAGTATGTGAAACTGGCTAAGACTAAAGCTGAGGAAGGTAAAGTCGCTGTCCGCAACATTCGTCGCAAAACGAAGGAAGGCATCGAGTCCTCAGTTAAAGATGGCGATCTTGGCGAGGATGAAGGTGACCGTCTGCAAAAGGATCTTGAGGCCCTTACTAAAAAGGTCAGCGACCAGATTGATGAACTGCTTGAAGGTAAGCAGAAGGAGATTCTTGAGGTCTGA
- the rlmN gene encoding 23S rRNA (adenine(2503)-C(2))-methyltransferase RlmN, which yields MQITRNETEVVSEEHLPAENQQIDSGITPGGNTGAFRDVLASNHARRGKPPVHFADMTPDVRQSTALALNMPKFRVKQLANHYFEHLSTHAESFTDFPADIRATVAERFFPTLIKPLAVQEADEGTTVKTLWELFDGAEIESVLMRYPNRTTLCISSQVGCGMGCPFCATGKLGLTRNMSTGEILEQVRIAAASVRNGEIAGGPGRLSNVVFMGMGEPMGNYRAVMSAVRQISTLAPGGFGISARNITISTVGVVPGMRKLAQEGLPVRLAVSLHAPTDELRDELVPMNKRFNTTAVLDAAHDYYIASKRRVSIEYALMRGINDQEIHARQLARRLNHYGDDWVHVNPIPLNPIEGSRWTASKPEDEQRFLEILHRAGIAATLRDTRGSEIDGACGQLAAKMQTHQQS from the coding sequence ATGCAGATTACAAGAAACGAGACCGAGGTAGTGAGCGAAGAGCATTTGCCAGCTGAGAATCAACAGATTGACTCAGGAATCACTCCAGGCGGCAATACAGGGGCTTTTCGGGATGTACTTGCCTCAAATCATGCTCGAAGAGGTAAACCACCTGTGCATTTTGCGGATATGACACCTGATGTACGTCAGTCAACTGCGCTTGCCTTGAATATGCCAAAGTTTCGAGTGAAGCAGCTAGCCAATCATTATTTTGAGCATCTCTCAACACATGCAGAAAGCTTTACTGATTTTCCTGCAGATATTCGCGCAACAGTCGCCGAACGGTTTTTCCCGACGCTGATTAAGCCTCTTGCAGTACAAGAAGCAGACGAAGGCACCACAGTCAAAACTCTGTGGGAGCTATTTGATGGTGCTGAGATTGAGTCAGTGCTTATGAGATATCCCAACAGAACTACATTGTGCATTTCTAGCCAGGTAGGTTGTGGCATGGGATGTCCCTTCTGCGCAACTGGCAAACTCGGTTTGACTCGTAATATGTCAACTGGCGAAATACTTGAACAGGTCAGGATTGCTGCAGCATCTGTACGCAATGGTGAAATTGCGGGAGGACCTGGCAGATTAAGTAATGTCGTGTTTATGGGTATGGGCGAGCCGATGGGCAACTACAGAGCAGTGATGAGCGCTGTACGGCAAATTAGTACCTTAGCGCCAGGAGGATTCGGAATATCGGCGCGCAACATTACCATCTCCACAGTTGGAGTAGTTCCTGGAATGAGGAAGTTAGCACAAGAGGGACTGCCTGTGCGCCTGGCTGTATCCCTACACGCGCCAACAGATGAATTGCGTGATGAGCTGGTTCCTATGAACAAACGTTTCAATACCACGGCGGTATTGGATGCTGCACACGACTATTACATCGCTTCCAAGCGTCGTGTCAGTATTGAGTATGCCCTTATGCGAGGAATCAACGATCAAGAGATTCATGCGCGACAACTAGCAAGACGGTTAAACCACTATGGTGATGATTGGGTACATGTAAATCCAATCCCGCTGAATCCTATAGAAGGATCGAGGTGGACCGCGTCAAAGCCTGAAGATGAGCAACGCTTTTTGGAAATACTACATAGGGCAGGTATTGCTGCGACTCTGCGTGATACACGAGGTTCGGAAATTGATGGTGCATGCGGACAATTGGCAGCAAAAATGCAAACACATCAGCAATCATGA